The Dehalogenimonas sp. 4OHTPN genome window below encodes:
- a CDS encoding AAA family ATPase, with the protein MKDENVLELLSEILRFEGSVDMDKDYRIGWGWRHVKIWPATLAKLFKEGYIENVFRSNSFTGYRLSELGKRLLSAEKTPPQTHQGSKLAEADSLFADIIGHDGVKELLRASLLAEKPVHVLLTGPPALAKTLFLWDIEKAGGEKAIWLVGSATSKAGLWDLVAEREPRVLLIDEIDKMNASDTAALLTMMEGGRLVRAKRGRELNINNPLWVVAASNRCEKLSSELRSRFAVRNLNPYGRAEYLTVVKGVLVRSEGLSPELASEVANRLDGLTQNVRDAIRVARLAPQLGVDKAVKLLLGGLEGED; encoded by the coding sequence ATGAAAGATGAAAACGTCCTGGAACTTCTTTCCGAGATCTTAAGGTTTGAAGGGTCGGTGGATATGGACAAGGACTACCGCATCGGCTGGGGCTGGCGCCACGTCAAGATCTGGCCGGCGACGCTTGCCAAGCTGTTCAAGGAAGGTTACATCGAAAATGTCTTCCGCTCCAACTCCTTCACCGGCTACCGCTTAAGCGAACTCGGCAAAAGGCTGCTTTCGGCTGAAAAGACTCCTCCCCAGACGCACCAGGGGTCGAAATTAGCGGAGGCCGATTCTCTATTCGCTGATATCATCGGGCATGACGGCGTAAAAGAGCTTCTGAGGGCCTCACTTCTGGCCGAAAAGCCGGTGCATGTCCTTTTGACCGGTCCGCCGGCGCTGGCCAAGACGCTTTTTCTTTGGGACATCGAAAAGGCCGGCGGCGAGAAAGCAATCTGGCTGGTGGGTTCGGCGACATCGAAGGCCGGCTTGTGGGATCTGGTCGCCGAGCGCGAGCCGCGGGTGCTTCTCATCGACGAGATCGACAAGATGAACGCCTCCGACACTGCGGCGCTTCTGACCATGATGGAAGGTGGCAGGCTGGTCCGGGCTAAAAGAGGCCGCGAGCTCAACATCAACAATCCCCTTTGGGTGGTCGCTGCGTCGAACCGGTGCGAGAAGCTGTCGTCGGAACTTAGGTCTCGCTTTGCCGTCCGAAACCTCAACCCGTACGGCCGGGCGGAGTACCTCACCGTCGTGAAGGGCGTGCTGGTCCGCTCCGAAGGCCTTAGCCCGGAGCTTGCCTCGGAGGTCGCCAACCGTCTCGATGGGCTGACACAAAACGTACGGGATGCTATCCGGGTGGCCAGGCTCGCCCCGCAGCTCGGCGTCGACAAGGCGGTTAAATTACTTTTGGGAGGATTAGAGGGTGAAGACTGA
- a CDS encoding J domain-containing protein has protein sequence MEERFNRIKRMQQDLANELQVFMCELFSSAADPAVVMSFARRLGMDVSAGRPSPPQPPTHDPYRVLGCERSMPQEQVRRRYLDLLRKIHPDTAGIKGTEYLTQLVTEAFRKISVENRW, from the coding sequence ATGGAAGAACGTTTCAACCGGATCAAACGGATGCAGCAGGACCTGGCGAATGAACTCCAGGTGTTTATGTGCGAGCTCTTTTCAAGCGCCGCCGACCCGGCCGTGGTGATGAGCTTCGCCCGGAGGCTCGGCATGGACGTCTCGGCCGGGAGGCCTTCGCCACCTCAGCCACCGACCCACGACCCGTACCGTGTCCTCGGTTGCGAGCGGTCGATGCCCCAGGAACAGGTTAGGCGCCGCTACCTCGACCTGCTTAGAAAGATTCACCCCGATACCGCCGGCATCAAGGGCACCGAGTACTTGACCCAGCTGGTGACCGAGGCCTTCAGGAAGATTTCCGTTGAGAATAGGTGGTAG